A portion of the Deltaproteobacteria bacterium CG2_30_66_27 genome contains these proteins:
- a CDS encoding NADH-quinone oxidoreductase subunit K, whose translation MTLDKLLVVAAALFCCGLYTVMTRRNAVAVLMGVELILNAANVNFVAFSFFLSRVMGGQIFAVFVIVLAAAEAAVALAIFLRMFATTGTVEVDAADGLKG comes from the coding sequence ATGACGCTCGACAAACTTCTCGTGGTCGCCGCCGCGCTCTTCTGCTGCGGCCTCTACACGGTGATGACCCGCCGCAACGCCGTGGCGGTCCTGATGGGCGTCGAGCTGATCCTCAACGCCGCCAACGTCAACTTCGTGGCGTTCTCCTTCTTCCTTTCCCGCGTGATGGGGGGGCAGATCTTCGCCGTCTTCGTCATCGTTCTCGCGGCGGCCGAGGCGGCGGTGGCGCTGGCCATCTTCCTGAGGATGTTCGCGACCACGGGAACGGTGGAAGTGGACGCCGCGGACGGGTTGAAGGGGTAA